A genomic region of Pseudomonas migulae contains the following coding sequences:
- the fis gene encoding DNA-binding transcriptional regulator Fis, producing MTMMTETLVSGTAPVSDNVNLKQHLNTPSEEGQTLRGSVEKALHNYFAHLEGAAVTDVYNLVLSEVEAPLLECVMNYVKGNQTKASELLGLNRGTLRKKLKQYDLL from the coding sequence ATGACGATGATGACCGAGACTTTAGTGAGTGGAACAGCACCCGTGAGCGACAACGTGAATTTGAAACAGCACCTCAACACGCCGAGCGAAGAAGGTCAGACCCTTCGCGGCAGTGTCGAGAAGGCGCTGCACAATTATTTCGCCCACCTTGAGGGCGCTGCCGTCACGGATGTGTACAACCTGGTGCTCTCCGAAGTCGAGGCGCCCCTGCTCGAGTGCGTGATGAACTACGTCAAGGGCAACCAGACCAAGGCCAGCGAGCTGCTCGGACTGAACCGAGGCACCCTGCGCAAGAAACTCAAGCAGTACGATTTGCTGTAA
- the dusB gene encoding tRNA dihydrouridine synthase DusB, with protein sequence MSAVRIGPYTLHNGLILAPMAGVTDQPFRQLCKRLGAGLVVSEMVTSDMSLWNTRKSRMRMIHEGDPEPRSVQIAGGDAQMLADAARANVELGAQIIDINMGCPAKKVCNKAAGSALLKDEALVTEILQAVVAAVDVPVTLKIRTGWDRDNKNGLTVAKIAEQAGITALAVHGRTRADLYTGEAEYDTIAAIKQAVSIPVFANGDIDSPEKARYVLDATGADGLLVGRAAQGRPWIFREIDHFLRTGEKLPALELIEVERILLEHLAALHVFYGDVMGVRIARKHVGWYLATLPGAREFRAHFNRLEDTEAQCANVQGFFAERYKSLTGDGEEVAA encoded by the coding sequence ATGTCGGCGGTACGCATCGGTCCATACACATTGCACAACGGCTTGATTCTCGCCCCTATGGCGGGTGTCACCGATCAGCCCTTTCGTCAGCTGTGCAAGCGACTGGGCGCAGGACTTGTAGTTTCGGAAATGGTCACCAGCGACATGAGTTTGTGGAACACCCGCAAATCGCGCATGCGCATGATCCACGAAGGCGATCCTGAGCCACGCTCGGTACAGATCGCCGGTGGGGATGCACAGATGCTGGCGGATGCAGCCCGGGCCAACGTCGAACTGGGCGCACAGATTATTGATATCAACATGGGCTGTCCGGCGAAGAAGGTCTGCAACAAGGCCGCCGGTTCTGCACTGTTGAAGGACGAAGCACTGGTGACCGAGATCCTGCAGGCCGTGGTGGCTGCGGTTGATGTGCCGGTCACCCTGAAGATCCGTACCGGCTGGGACCGGGACAACAAGAACGGCCTGACGGTGGCGAAGATCGCCGAGCAGGCAGGCATCACGGCGCTGGCGGTTCACGGCCGCACCCGTGCCGATCTGTACACCGGTGAAGCCGAGTACGACACCATTGCCGCGATCAAGCAGGCGGTGTCGATTCCGGTCTTCGCCAATGGCGACATCGATTCACCGGAGAAGGCGCGATACGTGCTCGACGCGACCGGTGCCGATGGATTGCTGGTTGGACGGGCTGCCCAGGGGCGGCCATGGATTTTTCGCGAGATCGACCATTTCCTGCGTACCGGCGAGAAACTCCCGGCGCTGGAACTGATCGAGGTGGAACGCATTCTGCTAGAGCATCTGGCTGCGCTGCACGTCTTCTATGGGGATGTCATGGGCGTACGCATTGCTCGAAAGCATGTGGGCTGGTATCTCGCAACCTTGCCGGGCGCCAGGGAGTTCCGCGCCCACTTCAATCGTTTGGAAGATACGGAAGCACAATGCGCCAACGTTCAGGGCTTCTTCGCCGAACGTTACAAGAGCCTGACAGGGGACGGAGAAGAGGTGGCCGCATGA
- a CDS encoding DUF3426 domain-containing protein, with translation MTDSFVTQCPHCQTSFRVSHAQLSVARGVVRCGSCLQVFNAAKQLLEQAGKEVIPPVAPAIVETAAPEPRAISQKQWSAAELDLDSLDLDEELARLEQREIQPTTEFGRHREDSLSARRDTVEHDEEPWSDSLFSESAADRAEAAEATITPEPIIEPSSPSRTEPSLSLEPMELENESLPPQLRLNDPLDAPLHHERLSATDAADEIDDLPSIEPLRKRRERSEPAFHAEALQDLTDDPLQLDWQKRRSPWGRRFLWLLLILLGAGALVGQYIAYHFDELARQDQYRPWFQQVCPQIGCTVPSKVDIAKIKSSNLVVRSHPEFNGALVVDAIIYNRAPFSQPFPLLELRFADLNGHLIASRRFKPGEYLNGDLEGMAEMPPQTPIHIALDILDPGAKAVNYSLSFHSPE, from the coding sequence ATGACCGACAGCTTCGTCACTCAGTGCCCGCATTGCCAAACCAGCTTCCGCGTCAGCCATGCTCAATTGAGCGTGGCCCGTGGGGTGGTTCGTTGCGGCTCGTGCCTGCAGGTGTTCAACGCCGCCAAGCAACTGCTTGAGCAGGCAGGCAAGGAAGTGATCCCCCCGGTTGCTCCGGCCATCGTTGAGACAGCCGCGCCAGAACCACGGGCCATCAGCCAGAAACAGTGGTCAGCCGCTGAACTCGACCTGGACAGCCTGGACCTGGACGAAGAACTCGCCCGGCTCGAGCAACGGGAAATCCAGCCGACCACCGAGTTCGGTCGTCACCGCGAAGACAGCCTGAGTGCCCGCCGGGATACCGTCGAGCACGACGAAGAACCCTGGTCCGACAGCCTGTTCAGCGAATCGGCTGCCGATCGCGCTGAAGCGGCTGAAGCCACGATCACGCCAGAACCGATCATCGAGCCGAGCAGCCCCTCGCGCACCGAACCGTCGCTGTCCCTGGAACCGATGGAACTGGAAAACGAGTCTCTTCCGCCGCAACTGCGCCTGAATGATCCGCTCGACGCCCCGCTTCATCACGAACGCCTGTCAGCGACCGATGCGGCTGATGAAATCGACGACCTGCCTTCGATAGAGCCCCTGCGCAAGCGACGCGAACGCAGCGAGCCGGCCTTTCACGCCGAGGCCCTGCAAGACCTGACCGATGACCCGCTGCAACTCGACTGGCAGAAACGCCGGTCACCCTGGGGTCGACGTTTTCTCTGGTTGCTGCTGATCCTGCTCGGTGCCGGCGCACTCGTCGGCCAGTACATCGCCTATCACTTCGACGAACTGGCGCGCCAGGATCAGTACCGTCCGTGGTTCCAGCAGGTGTGCCCACAAATCGGATGCACCGTGCCATCCAAAGTCGACATCGCGAAAATCAAGAGCAGCAACCTGGTGGTGCGCAGCCATCCGGAGTTCAACGGCGCGCTGGTGGTCGACGCGATCATCTACAACCGTGCGCCCTTCTCCCAGCCGTTCCCGCTGCTGGAGTTGCGCTTTGCCGACCTCAACGGCCACCTGATCGCCAGCCGCCGCTTCAAGCCCGGCGAGTACCTCAACGGCGATCTCGAAGGCATGGCGGAAATGCCCCCGCAAACGCCGATCCACATCGCCCTGGACATTCTCGACCCAGGCGCAAAAGCCGTGAACTACAGCCTGAGCTTCCACTCACCCGAGTGA
- the prmA gene encoding 50S ribosomal protein L11 methyltransferase, with product MPWLQVRLAISPEQAETYEDAFLEVGAVSVTFMDAEDQPIFEPELNTTPLWSHTHLLALFEGGTEAATVLAHLELLTGSPLPEHHSEVIEDQDWERTWMDDFQPMRFGQRLWIVPSWHAAPEPDAVNILLDPGLAFGTGTHPTTALCLEWLDGQDLKDCNVLDFGCGSGILAIAALLLGAKEAVGTDIDVQALEASRDNAGRNNIAEALFPLYLPEDLPQVQADVLVANILAGPLVSLAPQLSSLVKPGGRLALSGILAEQGEEVANAYAQDFDLDPIANRDGWVRITGRRR from the coding sequence ATGCCTTGGCTGCAAGTCCGTCTCGCCATCAGCCCAGAACAAGCCGAAACCTACGAAGACGCTTTCCTTGAAGTGGGCGCCGTATCGGTGACGTTCATGGACGCCGAAGATCAGCCGATCTTCGAACCTGAGCTCAACACCACCCCGTTGTGGTCGCACACGCACCTGCTGGCCCTATTCGAAGGTGGCACCGAAGCCGCCACCGTGCTGGCCCACCTTGAGTTGCTGACCGGCAGCCCGCTGCCCGAGCATCACAGCGAAGTCATCGAAGACCAGGACTGGGAACGCACCTGGATGGACGATTTCCAGCCAATGCGCTTCGGCCAGCGCCTGTGGATCGTTCCAAGCTGGCACGCTGCCCCTGAACCCGACGCCGTGAACATTCTGCTGGATCCGGGCCTCGCCTTTGGCACCGGCACCCACCCGACCACCGCGCTGTGCCTGGAATGGCTCGACGGTCAGGATCTGAAAGACTGCAACGTGCTGGACTTCGGTTGCGGCTCGGGGATCCTGGCGATAGCCGCCCTGTTGCTCGGCGCCAAGGAAGCTGTAGGCACCGACATCGACGTACAAGCGCTGGAAGCTTCCCGCGACAACGCCGGGCGCAACAACATCGCCGAAGCGCTGTTCCCGCTGTACCTGCCGGAGGACCTGCCGCAGGTTCAGGCCGACGTGCTGGTGGCCAACATCCTTGCCGGCCCGCTGGTGTCGCTGGCACCGCAATTGTCCAGCCTGGTCAAGCCGGGTGGTCGCCTGGCACTGTCCGGCATTCTTGCCGAACAAGGCGAAGAGGTTGCCAACGCCTACGCGCAGGATTTCGATCTGGACCCGATCGCCAATCGCGATGGCTGGGTGCGCATCACTGGCCGTCGGCGCTAG
- the accC gene encoding acetyl-CoA carboxylase biotin carboxylase subunit, which translates to MTAKLEKVLIANRGEIALRILRACKEMGIKTVAVYSKADKELMHLGLADESVCIGPASAAHSYLHIPAIIAAAEVTGATAIHPGYGFLAENADFAEQVENSGFAFIGPKADTIRLMGDKVSAKHAMIAAGVPTVPGSDGPLPEDEETALRIGREVGYPVIIKAAGGGGGRGMRVVHKEEDLISSAKLTRSEAGAAFGNPMVYLEKFLTNPRHVEVQVLSDGQGHAIHLGDRDCSLQRRHQKVLEEAPAPGIDEKARAEVLARCVKACIDINYRGAGTFEFLYENGAFYFIEMNTRVQVEHPVSEMVTGIDIVKEMLSIAAGNKLSYTQEDVVIRGHALECRINAEDPKTFMPSPGTVKHFHAPGGNGVRVDSHLYSGYAVPPNYDSLIGKLITYGATRDEALARMRNALDEIVVDGIKTNIPLHRDLVRDEGFCKGGINIHYLEHKLAGDKH; encoded by the coding sequence ATGACTGCGAAGTTGGAAAAAGTTCTGATCGCCAACCGCGGTGAGATCGCACTGCGGATTCTGCGTGCCTGCAAAGAGATGGGCATCAAGACCGTCGCCGTTTACTCCAAGGCCGACAAAGAGCTGATGCACCTGGGCCTGGCAGACGAATCCGTCTGCATCGGTCCGGCCTCGGCCGCCCACTCTTACCTGCACATCCCGGCAATCATCGCTGCGGCTGAAGTGACCGGCGCTACCGCCATTCACCCTGGCTACGGTTTCCTTGCGGAAAACGCTGATTTCGCTGAACAGGTCGAGAACTCCGGCTTCGCCTTCATTGGCCCGAAAGCCGACACCATTCGCCTGATGGGCGACAAGGTTTCGGCCAAGCACGCCATGATCGCGGCTGGCGTTCCAACTGTTCCGGGTTCCGACGGCCCGCTGCCGGAAGACGAAGAAACCGCTCTGCGCATCGGTCGCGAAGTCGGTTATCCGGTGATCATCAAAGCCGCTGGCGGCGGCGGTGGTCGCGGCATGCGCGTTGTGCATAAAGAAGAAGACCTGATCTCCTCGGCGAAACTGACCCGCTCCGAAGCAGGCGCGGCGTTCGGCAACCCGATGGTCTACCTGGAAAAATTCCTGACCAACCCACGTCACGTGGAAGTTCAGGTACTTTCCGACGGTCAGGGCCACGCCATCCATCTGGGCGACCGCGATTGCTCGCTGCAACGTCGTCACCAGAAGGTTCTCGAAGAAGCGCCGGCACCGGGCATCGACGAGAAAGCACGCGCTGAAGTCCTCGCTCGCTGCGTCAAGGCGTGCATCGACATCAACTACCGTGGCGCGGGCACTTTCGAGTTCCTGTACGAGAACGGCGCGTTCTATTTCATCGAAATGAACACCCGCGTTCAGGTTGAGCACCCGGTTTCGGAAATGGTCACCGGCATCGACATCGTCAAGGAGATGCTCAGCATCGCCGCTGGCAACAAGCTGTCGTACACCCAGGAAGACGTCGTCATCCGCGGTCACGCACTGGAATGCCGGATCAACGCCGAAGACCCGAAAACCTTCATGCCGAGCCCGGGCACGGTCAAGCATTTCCACGCTCCGGGCGGCAACGGCGTTCGCGTCGATTCGCACCTGTACAGTGGCTATGCCGTTCCGCCGAACTACGATTCGTTGATCGGCAAGCTGATCACCTACGGCGCAACCCGTGACGAAGCGTTGGCGCGCATGCGCAACGCGCTGGACGAAATCGTTGTCGACGGGATCAAGACCAACATCCCGCTGCACCGCGATCTGGTCCGCGATGAAGGCTTCTGCAAAGGTGGGATCAACATCCACTACCTGGAACACAAGCTGGCTGGCGACAAGCACTAA
- the accB gene encoding acetyl-CoA carboxylase biotin carboxyl carrier protein: MDIRKVKKLIELLEESGIDELEIKEGEESVRISRHSKTPAQQYYAPAPMHAPAPAPAAAAPVAAAAAPAAPAAPVLNGTVARSPMVGTFYRKSSPSSPSFVEVGQTVKKGDTLCIVEAMKMMNHIEAETSGVIESILVEDGQPVEYDQPLFTIV, from the coding sequence ATGGATATCCGTAAAGTTAAGAAACTGATCGAATTGCTGGAAGAGTCCGGCATCGACGAGCTCGAGATCAAGGAAGGCGAAGAGTCCGTACGCATCAGCCGCCATAGCAAGACTCCGGCTCAGCAGTACTACGCACCGGCTCCAATGCACGCTCCGGCTCCAGCGCCTGCCGCTGCTGCTCCGGTTGCCGCCGCTGCCGCTCCTGCTGCTCCGGCCGCACCTGTCCTGAACGGCACCGTTGCCCGTTCGCCGATGGTCGGCACCTTCTATCGCAAGTCTTCCCCAAGCTCGCCATCCTTCGTTGAAGTTGGCCAGACCGTGAAGAAAGGCGACACCCTGTGCATCGTCGAAGCCATGAAGATGATGAACCACATCGAAGCTGAAACCAGCGGTGTGATCGAATCCATCCTCGTCGAAGACGGCCAGCCGGTTGAGTACGACCAACCGCTGTTCACCATCGTTTGA
- the aroQ gene encoding type II 3-dehydroquinate dehydratase: MATLLVLHGPNLNMLGTREPGTYGATTLAQINQDLERRAREAGHHLLHLQSNAEYELIDRIHAARSEGVDFILINPAAFTHTSVALRDALLAVSIPFIEVHLSNVHKREPFRHHSYFSDVAVGVICGLGASGYRLALEAALEQLERQATT; the protein is encoded by the coding sequence ATGGCAACGCTATTGGTTCTGCACGGCCCCAACCTGAACATGCTCGGCACCCGTGAACCGGGCACCTACGGCGCTACGACACTGGCGCAGATCAACCAGGACCTGGAACGCCGCGCGCGCGAAGCCGGCCATCATTTGCTGCACCTGCAAAGCAACGCCGAGTACGAATTGATCGACCGCATCCACGCTGCCCGCAGCGAAGGTGTGGACTTCATTCTGATCAACCCAGCAGCTTTTACGCACACAAGTGTCGCATTACGTGACGCGCTGCTGGCGGTGAGCATCCCATTCATCGAAGTGCATTTGTCTAACGTGCACAAACGCGAACCTTTCCGCCATCACTCTTACTTCTCCGACGTAGCGGTGGGAGTGATCTGCGGCCTTGGCGCCAGCGGTTATCGACTGGCCCTGGAGGCCGCACTAGAGCAGCTTGAAAGACAGGCAACGACTTGA
- a CDS encoding protein-disulfide reductase DsbD — protein MRRLLCLLLLVLALPANAAGLLESRASATLGSINNSADFLPVREAFQLSLVESTPQSIKLRFVATEGYYLYRHRFQFRADPADVALGTAQLPKGEQKHDEYFGDVEVYHGILDVELPRTDQRAFTLAVTYQGCADKGLCYPPETERLSIDGSSGAATSWSWRELALFFLAGLGLTFTPCVLPMLPILSGVVLRGQVGGWRGFNLSLAYVLPMALCFALLGALMGLFGAQLNLQARLQSAWVLVPFAMFFAVFALAMFGVFELKLPQAISSRLDRIAGRTEGGSLWGAAVLGVVSSLLVSPCVSAPLAGALLYISASGDALGGGLKLFMLGLGMGAPLLLVATGGAAWLPKSGPWLVYVKNAIGVLLLGLAIGLLSRVLPGQITLLLIGLLSGGVGLFMGALEFVYKPPRKRVGQLLGMFLLFYALACWYGAFSGQTDPLNPIGQPRIVSGNGQPQNTSDWQTVTTPAELDRVLAEARSSSTPLLLDWYADWCISCKVIEHEVLNDTQVVERLKGYRLIRFDITDSNAEQRALLDRYKLFGPPALMFFGKDGVERADVRVIGEINATDFAERVAKANDRI, from the coding sequence ATGCGCCGTTTGCTTTGCCTGCTGCTTTTAGTACTCGCCCTGCCGGCCAACGCCGCCGGGTTGCTGGAGAGTCGGGCCAGCGCCACGCTGGGCTCGATCAACAACAGCGCCGACTTCCTGCCGGTGCGCGAGGCCTTTCAGCTGAGCCTCGTAGAGAGCACGCCACAATCGATCAAACTGCGCTTTGTCGCCACCGAGGGTTACTACCTCTACCGCCATCGCTTTCAGTTTCGCGCCGATCCCGCCGATGTCGCGCTCGGCACGGCGCAGTTGCCCAAGGGCGAACAAAAGCACGATGAATACTTTGGCGATGTCGAGGTTTACCACGGGATTCTCGATGTAGAACTGCCACGCACCGATCAACGCGCCTTTACCCTGGCCGTGACGTATCAGGGCTGTGCCGACAAAGGCCTGTGCTACCCGCCTGAAACCGAACGCCTGAGTATCGATGGCAGCAGCGGTGCTGCCACGAGCTGGAGCTGGCGGGAGCTGGCGCTGTTCTTCCTCGCCGGCCTGGGTCTGACGTTCACCCCTTGCGTGCTGCCCATGTTGCCGATCCTCTCCGGCGTGGTGTTGCGCGGCCAGGTCGGTGGCTGGCGCGGCTTCAATCTGTCCCTCGCCTATGTATTGCCAATGGCCCTCTGTTTCGCCCTGCTTGGCGCGTTGATGGGGCTGTTCGGCGCACAGCTCAATCTTCAGGCGCGACTGCAATCGGCATGGGTGCTGGTGCCGTTCGCGATGTTTTTTGCCGTGTTTGCCCTGGCGATGTTCGGCGTCTTCGAACTCAAGTTACCGCAGGCGATCAGCAGTCGACTGGACCGCATCGCGGGTCGCACCGAAGGCGGCTCGTTGTGGGGTGCGGCGGTGCTCGGCGTGGTTTCCAGTCTGTTGGTTTCGCCCTGCGTCTCGGCACCGCTGGCCGGCGCGCTGCTGTACATCAGCGCCAGCGGCGACGCGCTGGGCGGCGGGCTGAAGCTGTTCATGCTCGGCCTCGGCATGGGCGCCCCGCTATTGTTGGTGGCCACCGGTGGCGCAGCCTGGCTGCCGAAAAGCGGGCCGTGGCTGGTCTACGTGAAAAACGCGATTGGCGTTTTGCTGCTGGGGCTGGCGATCGGTCTGCTCAGTCGGGTGTTGCCGGGGCAGATCACCTTGCTGCTGATCGGCTTGCTGTCCGGTGGCGTCGGTTTGTTCATGGGTGCGCTGGAGTTCGTCTACAAACCGCCGCGAAAACGTGTCGGCCAATTGCTCGGCATGTTCTTGCTGTTTTATGCGCTGGCGTGTTGGTACGGCGCCTTCAGTGGCCAGACTGATCCGCTCAATCCTATCGGCCAGCCGCGTATCGTCAGCGGCAACGGGCAGCCGCAAAACACCAGCGACTGGCAAACCGTCACCACCCCGGCCGAACTGGATCGCGTCCTCGCCGAGGCCAGATCGTCCAGCACCCCACTGCTGCTCGACTGGTACGCCGACTGGTGCATCAGCTGCAAAGTCATCGAGCACGAAGTGCTCAACGACACCCAAGTCGTCGAACGCCTCAAGGGCTATCGACTGATCCGCTTCGACATCACCGACAGCAACGCGGAACAACGTGCGCTGCTCGACCGCTACAAACTGTTCGGCCCACCGGCGCTGATGTTTTTTGGCAAGGACGGTGTCGAACGCGCCGATGTGCGAGTGATCGGCGAGATCAACGCGACGGACTTCGCCGAACGTGTTGCCAAAGCAAATGACCGGATTTAA